The Camelina sativa cultivar DH55 chromosome 16, Cs, whole genome shotgun sequence sequence GTTAAAACTTTACTAGATTAGTCGAGATTACTTATTTAGAGACTTATGCTTAGTAAACGAACTCTAGTTATGTAATCGTTGCATCGAATTTTGTCGGTTGTAATGCTAATTTCCGGTTTGCACTTCAGAAACCGGCCCTGTATAATGCAAGTAGATTTAGCTTCTATTATGATCTGTTGAAGAGAGACAACTTTGAAGCTTTCTTGATTTCGTGGGAAGAGGCATAAATGGGGAGGATAATGGAATGGGCTGCAAGATCTGATCATTTGGGAGGACTTCCAAGGAAAACTGTGATAATGGCTGTTAGTGCGTTTGCAAGAGCAGTAGCTAATCTTTGCAACAAAAGCTCAGTTCACAATGCTGATACCCTTATGAATCTTGTCCGGTCAAGACCACCTGGTGTTCCTCTCATCACTGTTAGTAATCACATGTCGACGTTAGTTAATTTTAGAACCTCCAAAAAACATAATCTTTTCTTGTTGTCATAATCTCTTTACTTACACTCACTTGTATTTTGgtgttgatttcttttttgtaatcAGTTTGGATGATCCAGTAATGTGGGGTGCGTTCAAGGGTCTCCTTTCCCTTGATCTAGAATTGGCTCGCTGGGTTCTTGCTGCAGAGGACATATGTTTCAGGAACCCTATCTTCTCCTACATTTTCCGCACTGGTATGTCATATGTTTtcgttcttgtcttcttctcagCTGAAAGACTGTGCAATCAGTGTTTTGTATGATTTTCCCGATTTGGACTTTTGTTAGTAGGATTTGGTGGTTTTCCTTCTTACCAAAATAGGATTTTTCTCATGATGAATGTTAATGATTTCTTCTGAGCAGGAAAATGTATACCTATAACTAGAGGTGGTGGAATCTACCAAGAACACATGAATGAATCTCTCCAGCGATTAAAAGATGGATCTTGGGTAGTTATCTTGCACATTTAAACATTCTTTCTTTCTGGGCTTTTCTGACCTCTAACCGTTGGTACTACTCACCATGACTAGTAGCTGCATACCTTCCCAGAGGGAAAGGTGTTTCAAGAAGATGTTCCTATAAGACGACTAAAATGGGGAACTGCAAGCCTCATCGCCCGCTCTCCAGTTACCCCAATCGTCTTGCCAATAATTCACCGTGGTTTTGAGGAGGTAACTCGNNNNNNNNNNNNNNNNNNNNNNNNNNNNNNNNNNNNNNNNNNNNNNNNNNNNNNNNNNNNNNNNNNNNNNNNNNNNNNNNNNNNNNNNNNNNNNNNNNNNNNNNNNNNNNNNNNNNNNNNNNNNNNNNNNNNNNNNNNNNNNNNNNNNNNNNNNNNNNNNNNNNNNNNNNNNNNNNNNNNNNNNNNNNNNNNNNNNNNNNNNNNNNNNNNNNNNNNNNNNNNNNNNNNNNNNNNNNNNNNNNNNNNNNNNNNNNNNNNNNNNNNNNNNNNNNNNNNNNNNNNNNNNNNNNNNNNNNNNNNNNNNNNNNNNNNNNNNNNNNNNNNNNNNNNNNNNNNNNNNNNNNNNNNNNNNNNNNNNNNNNNNNNNNNNNNNNNNNNNNNNNNNNNNNNNNNNNNNNNNNNNNNNNNNNNNNNNNNNNNNNNNNNNNNNNNNNNNNNNNNNNNNNNNNNNNNNNNNNNNNNNNNNNNNNNNNNNNNNNNNNNNNNNNNNNNNNNNNNNNNNNNNNNNNNNNNNNNNNNNNNNNNNNNNNNNNNNNNNNNNNNNNNNNNNNNNNNNNNNNNNNNNCTAGAATTGGCTCGCTGGGTTCTTGCTGCAGAGGACATATGTTTCAGGAACCCTATCTTCTCCTACATTTTCCGCACTGGTATGTCATATGTTTtcgttcttgtcttcttctcagCTGAAAGACTGTGCAATCAGTGTTTTGTATGATTTTCCCGATTTGGACTTTTGTTAGTAGGATTTGGTGGTTTTCCTTCTTACCAAAATAGGATTTTTCTCATGATGAATGTTAATGATTTCTTCTGAGCAGGAAAATGTATACCTATAACTAGAGGTGGTGGAATCTACCAAGAACACATGAATGAATCTCTCCAGCGATTAAAAGATGGATCTTGGGTAGTTATCTTGCACATTTAAACATTCTTTCTTTCTGGGCTTTTCTGACCTCTAACCGTTGGTACTACTCACCATGACTAGTAGCTGCATACCTTCCCAGAGGGAAAGGTGTTTCAAGAAGATGTTCCTATAAGACGACTAAAATGGGGAACTGCAAGCCTCATCGCCCGCTCTCCAGTTACCCCAATCGTCTTGCCAATAATTCACCGTGGTTTTGAGGAGGTAACTCGTCCATGTCCCATCTTAGTCTGCTTAACTTAATAATCGTTCAAATTAGTATAGCTAAATGCCTGCAGAAACAAGAATAAACCATGAACTATGATGCATCCATTTTCCAAAATTCGAATTTGCTTTTCTGATAGTTATATGTTTTCATTCCATGGTACTTATCCACATTATTGTATCCACTTAGATGATGCCGGAGAACTACTTGAATGGTAGAAGACCACTGGTACCGCTGTGCAACAAAAACCTTAAAGTTGTGGTTGGCGAACCAATTGAGTTTAATGTTCCCATGATGGTTGAGACTGCTGTCTTGGACTCCCGCCATGTAACTGCTCCTCATCAAGAATCAAAATGGCCTATCCTCACTTCTGCTGGCCAGGAGCTAGACGAAACTGCTCAGAGATGCCTCTACGTAGCTCTTTCCGAGAAGATTCAATCCTCCTTGGAAACCTTGAGGCTCTTANNNNNNNNNNNNNNNNNNNNNNNNNNNNNNNNNNNNNNNNNNNNNNNNNNNNNNNNNNNNNNNNNNNNNNNNNNNNNNNNNNNNNNNNNNNNNNNNNNNNNNNNNNNNNNNNNNNNNNNNNNNNNNNNNNNNNNNNNNNNNNNNNNNNNNNNNNNNNNNNNNNNNNNNNNNNNNNNNNNNNNNNNNNNNNNNNNNNNNNNNNNNNNNNNNNNNNNNNNNNNNNNNNNNNNNNNNNNNNNNNNNNNNNNNNNNNNNNNNNNNNNNNNNNNNNNNNNNNNNNNNNNNNNNNNNNNNNNNNNNNNNNNNNNNNNNNNNNNNNNNNNNNNNNNNNNNNNNNNNNNNNNNNNNNNNNNNNNN is a genomic window containing:
- the LOC104752297 gene encoding N-acylphosphatidylethanolamine synthase-like isoform X2, whose product is MGRIMEWAARSDHLGGLPRKTVIMAVSAFARAVANLCNKSSVHNADTLMNLVRSRPPGVPLITVSNHMSTLDDPVMWGAFKGLLSLDLELARWVLAAEDICFRNPIFSYIFRTGKCIPITRGGGIYQEHMNESLQRLKDGSWLHTFPEGKVFQEDVPIRRLKWGTASLIARSPVTPIVLPIIHRGFEEMMPENYLNGRRPLVPLCNKNLKVVVGEPIEFNVPMMVETAVLDSRHVTAPHQESKWPILTSAGQELDETAQRCLYVALSEKIQSSLETLRLLAKRL
- the LOC104752297 gene encoding N-acylphosphatidylethanolamine synthase-like isoform X1, which codes for MGRIMEWAARSDHLGGLPRKTVIMAVSAFARAVANLCNKSSVHNADTLMNLVRSRPPGVPLITVSNHMSTLDDPVMWGAFKGLLSLDLELARWVLAAEDICFRNPIFSYIFRTGKCIPITRGGGIYQEHMNESLQRLKDGSWLHTFPEGKVFQEDVPIRRLKWGTASLIARSPVTPIVLPIIHRGFEEMMPENYLNGRRPLVPLCNKNLKVVVGEPIEFNVPMMVETAVLDSRHVTAPHQESKWPILTSAGQELDETAQRCLYVALSEKIQSSLETLRLLAKRL